Within Terriglobales bacterium, the genomic segment CACATGGCGGTGCGGTAGGGCTTGGGGTACGTATCGGCGACAGGCGGGGGAGAAGTTGTACACCCGCTAATGGCTATGCCGTCGTAGCCGAAGCGGGCTGCGGGCGTGGAGTCGCTGTAGGTTTTGCTCTTCAGGCGATTCAGTTCATCATACGTGTACGTGGTTACGATCCCGCGGGCGTCGCTCTTGGTTGCAACGTTGCCGTTTGCGTCGTAAGCGTAGCCGATGTTTCCGGATTCGGGATTGGAGGCCACAATCAAGCGTGACAACGAGTCGTAGGTGAACCATCGCGTACGCCATTGGTTGCTGTCGGACGGTGCCGTGCCCTTCTGATCGACGCGGAGCAGGTTTCCGAGAACGTCGTACTGATAGTTTGTGACCCAAGGAGTACTCAAGGAATAGACAGGCACACTTCCGTCAGTCCCGCCGATGAAGGCGCTTCCCGAAGGCGAACTGGAGAAGGATCCGTACTGCTGCGAAATGGAGCTTGACAACGAATAATTTGTGGCCGCGCCTGTGGTGCGTGCAGTGAGATACACGGTGCCGCCATTGACAGTCGCAGTGGCATAAGTGGAGGTGGTGTTCACTGCAGAAGACAATCCGGAAGCGACGGAAGCCGGAGTCGTGCCAGAGCCCGACCAGGCGTAGGAGACCTGCTGGCCGTTGATGGTAATGTTGGTCGTGCCGGAATCGTAGGTGGTGGAATACACCGCATCATGCCCGCCGCTCAGGTTGCCAGACCCGCCGCCGAAGCCGCAGTATAAGCCCACATCGTAATAAGGGTATTGGTAGGATGGGAACGTAGATGTGCAGGACACCGAATACGAATAGTTCGTTGCGGCCCCGGCGGTTTTCGCAGTCAACGTGATGCTGACTCCGTTAGCAGTGGCATAGGCGGGACCGGAAGCATTCATCGCCTGTGCGAGAGCTCCTGCCAGCGACTGTGGCGTACTGCTCTGGTTATAGTTGGCGGTTACGGCGTAACCGTTCACCCTAAGGGTGATATAGCCGTAATCGTCGAAATACATGCAGCCGCCTTCGGGCAGGCATCCCCATGTGCTCGAGTTCGATCCCGAAATGCCGGTGGAACCCGATCCCGGTGCCGCCGGCTGGGTCTGAGTCTGACCGCTTTGAAGAGAACCGTTGATGGTGACGGAAGCCGTTCCTGCGGCAGGAGGAACGGTCGTGGCCTGGGATCCAGGTTCGTCAACCTGGATGAGCCTGCCGAGCCCGTCGGTATAGGACCGGCGCTGATTGCCAGCCTCGTCGGTGACAGTCGTTGTGACGCCCGCTGTGCTTGTCCCATAGTTGCTTTGCACCGTTCCGCCGTCCTGTTTCGTGACCAGGGTGACGCGGCCGAGTGCGTCGTAATCTGTGTATGTCCAAGCGTTGGGTGAGCCGCAATATGGGTTCGACTGTGACTTCATAAGTCCCAAGCCGTCGTAGGTTGTTTGTGTCGCGGTGCCGGACGGCTGGCAATCGGGGTCGCTGAGAAGTTCGGCTTTGGTGACGTGGCCGAAACCGTCCCTAGTTGTTCTGGTGATGACGTTCACAACGGGCGATCCGTTGGTGACGAGTTTAGTTTGCGTAATGGATGGGTAAGGGCCGTTGTCGTTATAGGAGATCGTGGTCTGACCGCCATCCGGTAGGTTGATTTGTGTCGGACGCAGAAGCTGGTCAGCATAGGTGTAGGTGGTTATTTGACCGTTCTGGTCCTGTGACGAGCGAAGCTGTCCGTCGTTGTAGCCATAGGTGAAACGTTGTTCGTGAGCAACGGTGCCGCTTGCCGTCTTGGGGTACTCCAGCATCGTAAGGTAGGCATTGGTGCTTACCCCTGCCGGCGGAGTTCCCGTACCGGAGGCGAAGGCGTCGGTGTAGTGATACCTGGTCACATAACCCCTCGGGTCGGTCTTGCTGAACAGTTGCCCCGTCTGATCGTAGGTGAACGTCGTCGTTAGGTCGGAAGAACAGTTCGAGAAACATTTTGCCGTGACGGACGTTAGGTTGCCGCGGGGACCTTGGTTGCTTGGTCCAAAATTCGATGAGTCGTGCTGAGTCGGGATCGGGACGGATTGGATGGTCGTCCCATCGTAAACGTAGTCGGCCTGAGAAATCGGAATCCCCGTGGCCGATCCTGCATACACTTTTACGCTGGAGACCATGTTCACGATCCTGCCGCCAATCGCGGTGTCAGCGAGGGGATAATAGTCGGTAACAGTCTCACGCATTGGCGCTGCTGCGGGAGAAGTGCCGGCGGTTGTCTGGTTGCACGAAATGCCAGACGACGCAAAGTCGTACTCCTTCTTGTCCGTAACCAGAACGTAGCCAAGGTATTGGTACCAGGTGCCAGAGGTTTGCCCGTTCTCGAGTGTTTGCGTTTCACATCCCAGCCGGTATTGGTCGAGCCAGCCTTTGTTAACGGTGCGAGCGGTGGTCCCATCGAAGTTCTTGTAAATGGTGGAGCTCTCGACAGCCGCCTGGCTGACAATCGGCCAGCCGTTAAGCCCTGGTGGATCGGGGATCGTCACTGGGACATAGTTGTAAACGGTATCGTAACTTTGATTGCGGATCAGATCCCTGGTGGTGACGGTCGTTTGCTTTGAGATCCATGCACCGAGGGCACCGAGAGGGTCTGTTTGTCGCCACTGAGTCGACGCGTAAGAGAAGTCCTGTTGCTGGGCAATGGTTATGCCGTCGAAACTAACGTAGCGGTGCATTACGGCCGGGGTGCCGTGACGAAGCGTACAAGCGAATGTCTGGCCAGTACCGTTGTAAGCTCCCACTCCTTTGGTGGCTGCTGAGAGCGGGCTTTCGCCCCATTCGTACCGCACATATCCGCCGGTGGGATATGTGATCTTCTTCAGAAGGCCATATGTGGGGTCGTACTCGAACTGGTATTGCTTGCCATTGGGCAGAGTGAGGGAATAAATCACCGAAACCTGCCCTCCGCCGCCTCCCAGCGAACACCAGGCATTCGGAATCGGATCGGCCCACACGTAGCCCAATGAATAGGAAGTATTTACCGTGCCGCGAACGATTGAATACGGGTTAGAAAAGCCGGGGACGCTGATTTGCGTGGAGTCGTAAGTTAAGGGCATACTTCGGCCCACTGTGTCAGTGTAGCCGCCGGAGAAAGTGATCCTGTTGCCGTTGCGATCCTCTATCCAGTCGGGATAGGCACCCATAGTTGGGACAGGTATGCTCGAAGAGAAATGGTAGACCGTTCCATCGATTCCGACGATCTTGACAGGTGAATGACCCGGATACACTTCTTCTTCAACATGTGCGGAATAGAATGGATCACCGCCGTCGTGATTATCAGGAACACCGAGAAGGTCGCAGGCAACAATTCCGCTGCCGGAAAAGTCATATGCCACCGAGATGGGCATCAGATGTCGAGTACCCGAGACGTCCTGAAATACATAACTACTGTCTGACAAGCATCCATATT encodes:
- a CDS encoding RHS repeat-associated core domain-containing protein, whose amino-acid sequence is MTKFLVFFSLLLTSSVFAQLSNVSASNATPIPGVGHDYIQGLQEIVNPATGSVSLRIDLGAPAGGRSINMPVVLMYDSSGIHQIHQNYQMLVNSWGADRDLGWSFSLPTLSSVSSDQRWIQPTGDGFPLEYGCLSDSSYVFQDVSGTRHLMPISVAYDFSGSGIVACDLLGVPDNHDGGDPFYSAHVEEEVYPGHSPVKIVGIDGTVYHFSSSIPVPTMGAYPDWIEDRNGNRITFSGGYTDTVGRSMPLTYDSTQISVPGFSNPYSIVRGTVNTSYSLGYVWADPIPNAWCSLGGGGGQVSVIYSLTLPNGKQYQFEYDPTYGLLKKITYPTGGYVRYEWGESPLSAATKGVGAYNGTGQTFACTLRHGTPAVMHRYVSFDGITIAQQQDFSYASTQWRQTDPLGALGAWISKQTTVTTRDLIRNQSYDTVYNYVPVTIPDPPGLNGWPIVSQAAVESSTIYKNFDGTTARTVNKGWLDQYRLGCETQTLENGQTSGTWYQYLGYVLVTDKKEYDFASSGISCNQTTAGTSPAAAPMRETVTDYYPLADTAIGGRIVNMVSSVKVYAGSATGIPISQADYVYDGTTIQSVPIPTQHDSSNFGPSNQGPRGNLTSVTAKCFSNCSSDLTTTFTYDQTGQLFSKTDPRGYVTRYHYTDAFASGTGTPPAGVSTNAYLTMLEYPKTASGTVAHEQRFTYGYNDGQLRSSQDQNGQITTYTYADQLLRPTQINLPDGGQTTISYNDNGPYPSITQTKLVTNGSPVVNVITRTTRDGFGHVTKAELLSDPDCQPSGTATQTTYDGLGLMKSQSNPYCGSPNAWTYTDYDALGRVTLVTKQDGGTVQSNYGTSTAGVTTTVTDEAGNQRRSYTDGLGRLIQVDEPGSQATTVPPAAGTASVTINGSLQSGQTQTQPAAPGSGSTGISGSNSSTWGCLPEGGCMYFDDYGYITLRVNGYAVTANYNQSSTPQSLAGALAQAMNASGPAYATANGVSITLTAKTAGAATNYSYSVSCTSTFPSYQYPYYDVGLYCGFGGGSGNLSGGHDAVYSTTYDSGTTNITINGQQVSYAWSGSGTTPASVASGLSSAVNTTSTYATATVNGGTVYLTARTTGAATNYSLSSSISQQYGSFSSSPSGSAFIGGTDGSVPVYSLSTPWVTNYQYDVLGNLLRVDQKGTAPSDSNQWRTRWFTYDSLSRLIVASNPESGNIGYAYDANGNVATKSDARGIVTTYTYDELNRLKSKTYSDSTPAARFGYDGIAISGCTTSPPPVADTYPKPYRTAMCDGSGATSWSHDKMGRELSEKRTIGTVTAAISNVYNKDGSLFSVTYPSNRTVTYAPGGAGRSLDARDLTNGINYATAAHYTPSGALASLTNGASLKSTFLFNSRLQPCWIYATTGTPLNWQATPCTATATVGNLLDLKYNFSLGNGNNGNVRQITNNRDGNRTQNFAYDPLNRIVSAYTTSSLWGETFDIDAWGNLKNRTVYPGKPNPEPWTFGTATAQNRLSTLTYDAAGNTTNDTVRSYGYDAENRIVSVGGSPAYVYDGDGNRVKKNAGVLYWGAAPLAESDLAGTITSEYIFFDGKRIARVDPSCCGGQPAYRYYFSDQLGSASVITNETGVIQDESEYYPYGGEKVIVNNDPNHFKFTGKEHDTETGLDYFGARYYGNNMGRFLSVDPDNAGAELQDPQSWNAYSYVGNNPLTFTDPDGLAKSVCRTDSNGNDACYWEGEYNGEYDKNQKLYWNAGTGEWQKDNPVPINENFLASGATNPGFLGPADVFFVRVPNLGIMSRLGKMLGLGEKAAAGATQGAAAGGRGLLTATEGVIVSNGTKQAAKQAIEQMAAGAQKASLKRAIDAAGSQAKITVQQLSDGSVRVMVNRAGVNGGQTMIKTVATDGTSKTVQVAVDGAGNLVHYHPKN